From a single Phalacrocorax aristotelis chromosome 1, bGulAri2.1, whole genome shotgun sequence genomic region:
- the TSPO gene encoding translocator protein — protein sequence MELAPAWAPAVGFTLLPHAGGLLGSKITKKEISVWYESLQKPSWCPPNWVFAPVWGTLYTSMGYGSYLVWKELGGFNEKSVVPLGLYAGQLALNWAWTPIFFGAHKMGWGLVTLLLTTGTAAATTASWYNINKTAAYLMAPYLAWLTMASALNYRIWNDNRNKKQSE from the exons ATGGAATTGGCACCAGCCTGGGCCCCGGCAGTGGGTTTCACACTCCTGCCCCATGCAGGAGGACTTTTAGGAAGCAAGATAACCAAAAAGGAAATCTCAGTGTGGTATGAATCTCTGCAGAAGCCATCCTGGTGTCCACCTAACTGGGTGTTTGCTCCTGTTTGGGGAACTCTCTATACATCTATGGG ATATGGCTCCTACCTGGTATGGAAGGAACTGGGGGGCTTCAATGAAAAGTCAGTGGTTCCTCTGGGTCTGTACGCAGGGCAGCTGGCATTAAACTGGGCATGGACTCCAATATTTTTTGGAGCTCACAAGATGGGATGG ggGTTGGTGACTCTCCTGCTCACGACTGGTACAGCAGCAGCGACAACTGCTTCCTGGTATAACATCAACAAAACAGCAGCTTATTTGATGGCTCCTTATTTAGCTTGGCTAACCATGGCTTCTGCACTTAATTACCGTATCTGGAATGACAACCGCAACAAGAAGCAATctgaataa